The proteins below are encoded in one region of Thermodesulfobacteriota bacterium:
- the rlmB gene encoding 23S rRNA (guanosine(2251)-2'-O)-methyltransferase RlmB, which translates to MKRLVYGINPVREALRGRGGRGAKGGSGGEVEKVVVSEGRCGRAAEEILKDAASKGIKVERVARKALDTLAGTQKHQGVLATLRGEYPYRDIEDLLSAWKESGTRAFFLVLDSIQDPQNLGSLVRTAHAAGVHGVITPKDRSAEVTAAVVKASAGATEHTRVARVTNLADALKRLKEEGVWVVGVEADSEEDIFTADLDRDLALVIGSEGKGIRRLVRERCDFCVSIPMAGRINSLNAAQAGAVALFEAKRQRGRGGNG; encoded by the coding sequence GTGAAGAGGCTCGTATACGGGATAAACCCGGTACGGGAGGCGCTTCGGGGGAGGGGGGGGAGGGGGGCCAAGGGGGGTAGTGGGGGCGAGGTCGAAAAGGTGGTGGTCTCGGAGGGGAGGTGCGGCCGCGCGGCCGAAGAGATTTTGAAGGACGCGGCCTCGAAGGGGATAAAGGTGGAAAGGGTGGCGCGTAAGGCGCTCGATACGCTCGCGGGCACTCAGAAGCACCAGGGGGTACTGGCGACACTCCGGGGGGAGTACCCATACCGTGACATTGAGGACCTCCTAAGCGCGTGGAAGGAGAGCGGTACCCGCGCTTTTTTCCTCGTACTCGACTCCATCCAGGATCCGCAGAACCTGGGCTCGCTCGTAAGGACGGCCCACGCCGCGGGCGTGCACGGCGTTATAACCCCCAAAGACAGGAGCGCGGAGGTTACCGCGGCCGTGGTGAAGGCCTCGGCCGGGGCGACCGAGCACACCCGGGTGGCGCGCGTCACCAACCTCGCGGACGCGCTCAAGCGCCTTAAGGAAGAGGGAGTGTGGGTGGTGGGCGTTGAGGCCGACTCAGAGGAGGATATCTTCACCGCCGACCTTGATAGGGACCTCGCGCTTGTCATCGGGAGCGAGGGCAAGGGGATAAGGAGGCTCGTAAGAGAGCGGTGCGATTTTTGCGTCTCCATCCCCATGGCCGGGCGTATAAACTCGCTTAACGCGGCCCAGGCCGGGGCCGTGGCCCTCTTCGAAGCGAAAAGGCAGAGGGGGAGAGGGGGGAATGGTTAA
- the ilvA gene encoding threonine ammonia-lyase, translating into MLPLIKDARKAIAGVVKPTPVVYSASLGKLYNKEVYLKLENLQKTGSFKPRGAYNKIRSLSEDEKKRGVITASSGNHAQGVAWAAALLGVNSVIVMPETTPIVKYMATRGYGGEGGEGGEVVFHGSSFDEAFGHAEGLAREEGRIFIHPFDDELIMAGQGTIGLEIVEAVPEVDTVVVPVGGGGLISGIATAVKETKKGVKIIGVEVEGSASCIRSLKEGRPVGELKEGPTIADGIAIKKVGEKTFPVIKKYVDDVVSVSEETIAAAILKLLERKKLITEGAGAVALAAAMEEKLPASAKKVVLVLSGGNIDVTTLDRVIRLGLLREGRIRRFSTVVGDLPGSLARLTSAIAEMKGNIVHIVHQRDAVDVPVGEARVEVIIEVE; encoded by the coding sequence ATGCTTCCACTTATAAAAGACGCCCGAAAGGCCATAGCCGGGGTCGTAAAGCCGACACCGGTCGTATATTCGGCCTCACTCGGCAAGCTCTACAATAAAGAGGTCTACCTTAAGCTCGAAAACCTGCAGAAGACCGGCTCGTTCAAGCCGCGCGGCGCCTATAATAAGATACGCTCCCTCTCCGAGGATGAAAAAAAACGCGGCGTCATAACCGCCTCCAGCGGCAACCACGCCCAGGGCGTGGCCTGGGCCGCTGCACTCCTCGGAGTCAACTCCGTTATCGTCATGCCCGAGACCACCCCCATAGTGAAGTACATGGCCACCCGCGGCTACGGCGGGGAGGGGGGGGAGGGGGGGGAGGTCGTCTTCCACGGGAGTTCCTTTGACGAGGCGTTCGGACATGCCGAGGGGTTGGCCCGGGAGGAGGGCCGTATTTTCATTCATCCGTTCGACGACGAGCTTATAATGGCCGGGCAGGGGACCATAGGGTTAGAGATAGTGGAGGCCGTGCCCGAGGTGGATACCGTGGTCGTGCCGGTCGGCGGAGGGGGGCTTATCTCCGGCATAGCCACGGCCGTTAAGGAGACCAAAAAAGGGGTGAAGATTATAGGGGTCGAGGTAGAGGGGTCGGCCTCCTGCATACGCTCCCTTAAAGAGGGGCGCCCGGTCGGGGAGTTGAAGGAGGGGCCCACCATAGCCGACGGCATAGCCATAAAGAAGGTGGGGGAGAAGACTTTTCCCGTTATAAAAAAGTACGTGGACGACGTGGTGTCCGTTTCGGAAGAGACCATAGCGGCGGCGATACTAAAACTCCTCGAGAGGAAGAAACTCATAACCGAGGGAGCGGGGGCCGTGGCTCTCGCGGCCGCGATGGAGGAAAAGCTGCCGGCTTCCGCGAAAAAGGTCGTGCTTGTCTTAAGCGGCGGCAACATAGACGTCACCACGCTCGACAGGGTCATAAGGCTCGGGCTCTTGAGGGAGGGCAGGATAAGGAGGTTCTCGACCGTGGTGGGGGACCTGCCCGGCTCTCTGGCGCGCCTTACCTCGGCCATCGCCGAGATGAAGGGCAACATCGTCCACATAGTGCACCAGAGGGACGCGGTGGACGTGCCCGTTGGCGAGGCGCGGGTGGAGGTGATAATCGAGGTCGAG